The segment TAGACATGGACATGTCTAGGGTAGGGTTGTCATGTCAGCTTGTCAATGTTTTGATCGTGAGAACTAGctatatagctagctaattgATTGAGGATTGGGATGCATGGGCGGCTCTTAGCtctagctagctcttgcatgttCCTCTCAGTCtcatatgtgtatgtatatgtatgtattttgTTTGTTGTTGTGTTGTTGTTGGTGCTGTGTGAGATGGTCCGACAGTGGAgcccatgtatatatatgttggcaTTGATTTGGACCATATGCAATAGCGACTAGGCATATatgcaaaaagaagaaaaatagaaatggTTTTCATGGATGTGTTTTATACTTTTGTTCCATTCTCAAACAAAGCATGCATGCCTAATTGCTTTGCATCATGCAAGATAGTTTAGAGAAATGAAGatttatacatatatgcaaacttccaaatatataataatactcATATAGTGTTTCACAATTTGTTTTCATGTTTTTCATGCTAAAGAGACAATTTTATGGTCTTGGAAGAACCATTAGCCACAAAGAGAATTATTGATCACATGGCAGTTAAGCAGCATGTCATAAACATGGTAGCAATTAACTAggtatagctagctagccattgAAGTGCACAGCCAGCACACATCTCTGCATGCACCTTCAAGTGGGAGTATAGCTAGAGAGGAAACTGCAACTCTGTGGGCAGTGAAAGGAAGATTAAATTCTTGCCAAAAACAAAACCACACCTCATCATAacatcacatatatataaatatataccatgtgagtttgagttttttttttctttcttctgttCATTTCCTCTGAGTTAGGTGATGCACATGCTGGCCCATAATGATTTGGTAAGGACCCATTTGTTGATCATGTGCATGGCAAGTGCAGCTGCCAGTACACCCCAACAGTAATGCATTGCATTGTACTCCTGCTGCATCTGCATATGCATGCCCACTCTACCTTTTGTAGGGTGGCCCATCTTGATGGCTTGCTTGATGGCTCCCATCTGTCTAACCCAGATTTtgatgatctcaagtatgtgtTTGGCATGCACTGGAGCTGATCTGATCAACAGTGTGTCTACATgctattgcatgcatgcatcactgTTTTAGCTCTTTCAATTGAGCAAAATGTGATGGATTCTAGCTAAGCTAGAACAGTTTGTGTTGTTCTCTTTTCTTGCCTATATTGGTCCACCAGATTCTGTGCTTCGTTTTCAGCTGGTAATCATTGGTTAGGAAAGacatcaacatatatatatatatatgcacctagctagtttttgttctttttgcatCTTGCAAAAGGAACAATGATTATTGTCCTGGCTTTATCAATCGATGATAGTGTGCCGTATATCACAGGGACCTTGTAAGGAACATTGCAGTCATATGAACCACTCATTTAATTCTGGTCTAGGAGCATTGCTCTAATTACCTCATATCCCCTAGCTATCTGATAAAAGTCATCTATTACAAGTTACTATCTAGGTTTGTTAAATTGTACTCcactaagaaaaaaatacacTAGCACATAAAACTAATTCGTGCTGGCTAGGAACCCCACAGGTGCCGTGTTATGAATCCAACAAAGCGACACTTACCGATAATGGTTACTATTGCCAGTTATAGAACCGATACATATGTGAGCATATATGGGCGGTTCTAATATAATTAAGAACCGACACATATGAAACCTAGGGTGCATTGGAAGGCTCATATATGTCGGTTAAGAAGTACATTCGGCCGGTTCTTCACAACATTTGGTACTTATGGAGCTCACTAGGATGTGTTGGCAGGTCCATATGTGCTAGTCGTTGACGTAAAAAAATATACCTACACCTGCtccaaaccaaaaaaatatatgataaattcATATATTCACAATCAAAATGATAGATTGATATAAATGTGTAGAATTTTAATTGAGGTTATCAAGGTCCCAAGTGATTGAAATCTTCGAAAACTTACAAATATTTAGGCATTTGAAATCTAGGATATACCTAATGAAAATATGCTTATTGACTTATCAGCGTGCTGGCCAAAATTTGCATTTtgttagagttgattttaggggtTTTTTTCCCATCGTAGTTAGTTTCTAGTATTATCATTTTAAACTGCTGATTTTTCTATGGCTTATCAACGGTAGCTCAACCGAATGCTAGTAAAATCCCAAATTAACTTGGAATTAACCTTGCAGTAACCAGAATGTACACACATATTATTATGACTTGGAGTTTCCATTATTTTAGTGATATTGCCTGCTTGCCTTTCCTTGAATTTGGTATGTAGTACCTATACCCTTGCATGATGAAATAAGGATAAATATGTGCATTAGTACAGGTTTTTTGCCTTTTGAGACCATGCTGTACTAACGAAGGAGCCCAAAGTTTCTCTATCAGGCAAAATAGAATCCAGATGGAGCACCAATTACTCCTACAAAACTATGTGGCATATTTTGTTTTACTATTCTTTCAAATCAAGTATTGAGAAGTAGAAGTATATATACAACACTACAACTACTTAAAACATGTAATTAATGTATACATCTGAAGGAACAAAAATAATCCCTTGCAAAATACTTCGAATATAAATTTGAATGAAATGATCCAATATATCGATGCCCACATTTCATTGATAAACACAAATATATCCGATGGATGGAGATTGTCTACAGTACTACCGCTGTAGTGGCTGCTACATTTTGCATATATCTATCCAAATTAATCAGGACTAATTCAGCTTGTAATCAACAGCATAAATTAAAATCGTTACTCTcaccgttctaaaatataacaatgtaTAACTATGTACATAGGAGGAGGAGTTCTTCAGCGAGAGTGACGGGTTCCCGAGGAAGGCGTTCCCGCACAGCTGGAGGGGGAAGAACGGCCTCTACGCCACCGGATTCACCAAGAGGGGCCTCCAGGGCACCTCCTACGACGCCGCCATGATCGCCGCCGACATCGCCCGCCGCTGGACCAAGTCCCTCGCCGGCCctactgccgccgccgacgccgaccaccATGAGACATACatagctaattaattatatatatatgtgtcttaTAATTAGCATCGTAAgattttcttgttctttttttttttgttctgtcgTCGCTGTGTTGGGAGAAATGTACATGTCTGAGCGTCTGCTGGTCGAGAATGAGATCAATCATCGAAGTGCgtatgtgcatgtgtgtgtacATATGTatgccaaatatatatataatatgttatgtgtcaatatataatatttatatactactagtattatgCATCCAAGGAGAACTTTGAAGTCTGAGGATCTTGGTGAGTAATCCTGGCCTGAAGCTTTCATTGACAATGGTGAAAATAAACAGAAGCCTCTGCCTTGCTGAAATGTACTCTGCtgttctgaactctgaactacTCTGAAGAACATACAGATTCAGCCATTCAGGCAAAGGCTTTGACCAGCACCCTGTCCAATGCCAGTTTCATGTAGCAGTAGTAAGCAAGAATGACAGTGCTGTTGGATCCTTGGATTTGGAAACCAGAGGTTAACCATTCGGTGCTGGAAGAACTAAATCTGAGTGGGTGCAGCGTCAGAACAGGGTAGCTCAGGGAACAGCGCAGTGCAgcattcagagtttcagacagaGACACGAGGAAATGAGAAGAATAGGCTAGAGAGGTGAATTTGTCTTCTGGGCTGCTGGATCTTGGAGAAGGAATTaatctattttacctccctcaacTCTTGCTTCCGATTAAATCACTTTTCTCAAcagtaaaaccagatataacacATCCATCATATTTGAATACAGGTGTAAAATCGACTTCATCTCCCAGAGTAGCTGGAGAAGCCCACAGGAGGAGGCGACCGATCGTCCCCCTAGGGCGATGGAGAAGTAGTAGTCTGGGCAGAGCAAGTAGAGTCCCTATCCGGTGGCCGGTTTGCACCAGTTTTGGAATATGTGGGAGGTGTTATacctggttttatggttgaggaACGCGATTCAATCAATATACCTGGTTTTATGATTGAGGAACGCGATTCAATCAAGAGCAAGAAATTAGGGAGGAAAAAATAGACTCTCCTGCAGAATTTGTACATGATGGACTTGGCTGGGCCGTATCTATTGAGTTGGGCCTTGGTAGGCCCAATTGCAGGAGCCAGCAGCAATAGTTTTTACAGTCCGTTTGATTGGGGGAAGTTTTTAGTatggattgggagtttagaaaGATTAGACTATtaattgttttgtttggttgggagtcATGAGAATTTTGGTGAGATAGAAATTAAGGAAGGAACTCCCTCGTTTTCAATATCTGGGTAGGGGATGATAATTGGGAGAGGATTCCTACTCTACTctgcctaaacaaatctcaaccATTCATtttcattaatgacctaatctctgACTAAACTtcctatcaatttccaccatATCTACAAAACTAGTggaatttaaaaattaaattcatatcTTAATCTCACTATCAATTTTCTCGTGTAAACTTCTAACCCTTTTCCCAGGAATTATCAAACAAGCCGTCGGAGTACTTGTTTGCGTCTTGTCAAATGCCGTGACAGGATAAAACCAGGTATCGTGATCTTGTGACTGAAAGAACATTAGAGGGTTAGATTAGATTAAGACAACCTTGATTTGACACTTGGGGCCAAGCAGAGAAGAGAATTGTAACTCAAACAACATTGATTTGACAGTTGGGCTAAttaaatcagagaaaaagagaagCTCAAGAGTGAAGACAAAGAATGTGTTATGACTTAACCATGATTAAAATACAAGTTGTCACGAATGAAACCaatgtgaattttttttgaacgacgaTGAAACCAGTGTGGATTGTGACAAAGGTGGGATATGATGATGGTGAATGATTAAACAAAGGCCATGCAATGATGATGGAGATAGACATTGTATCTAGTGATGTCTCCTGATGAGATGTGAGTTTCAATCATAATTGACCGACCTAAAAGATGGAAATATTGTATAGTATGCTTGAAGAGACAAAATTGGACTGTAATCCCTATCGTTTCATGGAGAGCATTACAAACATTGGCTGATGATCTTGGTGGTGACCTTgccataaaaattaaattacacACCAACAAATTAACATTTACCCATCCTGCTTACTGCattccttaattaattaccaattTACCACACCCTATCCCACATTTTACAACCTTTTTCCCGAtcacgacgacgccggcggcgccgtcgccggcgaggagggcgacgaCCACACAAAACCTCGtcttcccgcgcgcgcgtgaTCGAtcacgacgccggcggcggcgaggatgggtGGGCGGCGTCGAAGAGCGCCTCCATCTCCTCGAGGCTCCTCCCCTTGGTCTCCGGGAGGCAGGCGTAGACGAacacccacgccgccgcggagcACGCCGCGAAGAGGTAGAACGTGCCGGCCATGCCCGCCGCCTCATACAGCGAGATGAAGCTcatccccaccgccgcgctcATCACCCGGTTCGCCGCCGTCCCGATTCCCGTGCCCTGCGCCCGCAGCCGCAGCGGCAGGATCTCCGACCCGTACATCCATATCACCGGCCCGAACCCCAGCGAGAACGTCGCCatgaacgccgccgccgccgccacgctcgtcgccgccgcccaccactcggagccggagccggaagACGACGACACGCGCAGGGAGAAGCCGAGGACGAGGAGCGACACGGCCATGCCGCCCGCGCTGGAGAGCAGCatcgggcggcggccgaggcggtcggcgaggaAGAGCGGCACGACGATGGAGGCGGTCTTGGTGGCGCCGAGGAGGACGGTGGCGCCGAGCACCGCGCGCTCCGACGTCACGCCGACGTGGTTGAACACCCGCGGCGCGTACAGCACCATCGCCGCCACGCCCGACGCCTGCTGGAAGAACTGCAGGCCGAGGATGGCGAACAGCACGCGCCGCACCGCCGGCGTCGGCCGGACCAGGATGTCGCGCCACACGCCCGTTgacgctccgccgccggcggcggcggcggcggaggacagcTGCTGCTTCGTCGCGCTCTCCTTGACGGACGACACGATCTCCtggaggcggcgctcggcgagggcggcgtcgccgccggtggtgcggACGAGCACCTGGCGCGCGTCGTCGTGGTGGCCGTGCAGGACGAGCCAGCGCGGCGTCTCCGGCAtggcgagcagcgcggcggcggcgaggaagagcgGCGGGACGGCGCCGATGCCGATCATGAGGCGCCAGTTGAGCGACatggggaggccggcgagcgcgaAGTCGGCGATGTAGCTCAGCAGGATGCCGGAGTTGCCGGCGATCTGACGTGGCAGCCATCAACACAAAGCTCAGCTCAGCATCAATTTCACTCAAAACAACCCATTTCGCAAAATTTTACTCCATTCattccatattataagtcatttgaactgttttgaactttttcttagttaaattttgttaacttagatcaaatttataaaagaatataCTTGTatatttaacacaaaacaaacatattaatatattcaatgttagattttaacaaaaataagttgatattttagatgttgctaaattttttataaacttgattaaacttaataaaatttaactaggaaaaagataaagatgaaatgagttataatatgaaacagaggagtACTACTATTGTCTAAAATGATACGTATAAATCAACATTTATAAATTTCCAACCAAATTTTATTGACATTATAATAAGGAAAGGAAAATGTATCAAATGCGTGACAAAATACGTAGAGGAATTGAACTCGTATTTCTATGCTTAATTAAAGTTAAATTCAGTTTAGTGGACTCATTCACAGCCAGATAAATTACACTTTATGCTAGTAGAatctaatttaattttgaaCCATGCATAATTGCCACGGTAAAATCTCATTAAAAAGCATTAAATTTCCGGCGTGTTCATGCATGTGCCCCTCAGGTCCCAACAAATCTCGTACTAGAATATATTGTTAAGCAGAGAAGATCGATTTGATTTCGTtttaattaatccattttaGATTAGGATGCCTCAGCTTGACGTGGCTCAGCTAAGTATCTATCTAATCACATATTAATAACACTAAACCTaacctctttctctttctcggGTAATTAACCCTACGTATTTCTTGATCTCTCGATCGAAACCACAATAGTTAGTGTATCAACTGAACTTGATCTGATAATTAGAGATTACTAAGTATATTTACTTCCTAATGAGCAATTAGTCATGTGGAGAAGAAGTTTAA is part of the Oryza glaberrima chromosome 12, OglaRS2, whole genome shotgun sequence genome and harbors:
- the LOC127756648 gene encoding polyol transporter 5-like, which produces MKNDDDVESPLLAAAADADHHDVDNSHPAAGSSFALACAVAASLTSIIYGYNRGVMSGAQKFVQLDLGVSDAEIEVLIGATSIYSLVGSLAAGWACDRAGRRRTIALSAAMFLAGSAATAAASGYAALMAGQLVAGVACGFGLVVAPVYIAEIAPPSSRGFLASIPEIAGNSGILLSYIADFALAGLPMSLNWRLMIGIGAVPPLFLAAAALLAMPETPRWLVLHGHHDDARQVLVRTTGGDAALAERRLQEIVSSVKESATKQQLSSAAAAAGGGASTGVWRDILVRPTPAVRRVLFAILGLQFFQQASGVAAMVLYAPRVFNHVGVTSERAVLGATVLLGATKTASIVVPLFLADRLGRRPMLLSSAGGMAVSLLVLGFSLRVSSSSGSGSEWWAAATSVAAAAAFMATFSLGFGPVIWMYGSEILPLRLRAQGTGIGTAANRVMSAAVGMSFISLYEAAGMAGTFYLFAACSAAAWVFVYACLPETKGRSLEEMEALFDAAHPSSPPPAS